The following proteins are co-located in the Verrucomicrobiia bacterium genome:
- a CDS encoding site-specific DNA-methyltransferase, with protein MNWALMDGDALTVLRTLESDSIDCCVTSPPYWGLRDYGVPGQLGLERTPEEYVARMVEVFREVRRVIRGTLWLNIGDSYAGSSMTGGGKSLETNQHLDRMFKKPKQEVNAKPKDLVGVPWMLAFALRSDGWYLRSEIIWAKPNPMPESVTDRPTKAHEQIFLLAKSERYFYNADAIREADSCQQHHRNVLNGAPSLEPSGGLRNAHGGLWGTPEKNGSGRNKRSVWTVATQPTPEAHFATYPIALIEPCILAGSPESGSVLDPFAGAGTTGLAALKHGRTFVGIELNPKYIDIANQRAYEKMPLLAAEATV; from the coding sequence ATGAATTGGGCGTTGATGGACGGCGATGCACTCACGGTTTTACGAACGCTGGAGAGCGACAGCATCGACTGCTGTGTGACATCGCCGCCGTACTGGGGCTTGCGCGATTACGGGGTGCCTGGACAGCTCGGCCTCGAGCGCACGCCTGAGGAGTACGTCGCCCGCATGGTGGAAGTGTTCCGCGAAGTGCGGCGGGTGATTCGTGGAACGCTGTGGCTCAACATCGGGGATTCGTATGCGGGATCGAGCATGACGGGCGGAGGTAAAAGCCTCGAAACCAATCAGCACTTAGATCGGATGTTTAAGAAACCAAAGCAGGAAGTAAATGCCAAGCCCAAAGACCTCGTAGGCGTGCCATGGATGCTGGCCTTCGCGCTCCGCTCCGATGGCTGGTACCTGCGCTCCGAGATCATCTGGGCGAAGCCGAACCCGATGCCGGAGAGCGTTACGGATCGCCCGACCAAGGCGCATGAGCAGATATTCCTGCTGGCCAAGAGCGAGCGGTATTTTTACAACGCCGATGCGATTCGGGAGGCCGACTCATGTCAGCAACACCATCGGAATGTGCTCAACGGAGCACCGAGTTTAGAACCATCGGGCGGACTTCGTAATGCCCACGGTGGGTTATGGGGTACTCCAGAAAAGAATGGATCCGGGCGCAACAAGCGCTCCGTCTGGACCGTCGCCACGCAGCCGACGCCAGAAGCGCACTTTGCCACCTATCCGATTGCGCTGATTGAACCGTGCATCCTGGCAGGATCGCCGGAAAGCGGTAGCGTGCTAGACCCATTCGCGGGTGCCGGGACAACGGGACTGGCGGCACTTAAGCACGGGCGCACCTTCGTGGGGATCGAACTGAACCCGAAGTACATCGACATCGCCAATCAACGCGCCTACGAGAAGATGCCGCTATTGGCGGCAGAGGCAACCGTATGA